The following proteins are encoded in a genomic region of Cryptococcus neoformans var. neoformans JEC21 chromosome 2 sequence:
- a CDS encoding 20S proteasome subunit, putative, with protein MSAPGGGGAYSFSLTTFSPSGKLVQIEHALAAVAGGTTSLGIKATNGVVIATEKKSPSILLDTSALEKVAPICPNIGFVYSGMGPDFRVLVAKARKIAQAYWKVYGEYPPTKVLVQEVAAVMQKATQSGGVRPYGISVLIAGWDSHRGQSLWQIDPSGSYWAWKASAIGKNMVNGKTFLEKRYNDDLSLEDAIHTALLTLKEGFEGQMTEQTIEIGIVTCPTPEQMQEKPGERLPPTFRKLTEQEVKDYLSL; from the exons ATGTCTGCTCccggtggtggtggtgcttACTC ATTTTCCCTTAcaaccttctccccttccgGTAAACTCGTGCAAATAGAACACGCCCTTGCCGCTGTTGCCGGTGGGACTACTTCTTTGGGTATCAAGG CTACCAATGGTGTTGTGATCGCCACCGAGAAAAAGTCtccctccatcctcctcgacaCCTCTGCTCTTGAGAAGGTTGCCCCGATTTGCCCCAATATCGGCTTCGTTTACTCTGGTATGGGCCCTGATTTTAGGGTGCTTGTCGCCAAAGCTAGGAAGATTGCGCAAGCATATTGGAAGGTGTATGGAGAGTATCCTCCCACAAAGGTCTTGGTGCAGGAGGTGGCTGCTGTTATGCAAAAGGCGACTCAGTCTGG TGGTGTGAGGCCGTACGGTATTTCTGTGCTTATTGCTGGATGGGATTCCCACAGGGGTCAGTCCTTATGGCAAATTGACCCTTCAGGATCTTATTGGGCATGGAAGGCGAGTGCGATCGGGAAAAACATGGTGAACGGCAAGACTTTCTTGGAGAAGCG ATACAACGATGATCTTTCCCTCGAAGATGCCATCCATACTGCTCTCCTCACTCTCAAAGAGGGCTTTGAAGGCCAAATGACAGAACAAACTATCGAAATCGGTATTGTAACATGTCCTACGCCCGAGCAGATGCAGGAAAAGCCTGGGGAGAGGTTGCCTCCTACATTTAGGAAGTTGACTGAACAGGAAGTAAAGGATTACCTTTCGTTGTAG